One stretch of Streptomyces sp. A2-16 DNA includes these proteins:
- a CDS encoding response regulator transcription factor: MIRSLNGISSVHSVSFGLDEIRTWDGQQFDLVLAAADDLETDEARDAIRALCNQGMKVLLLIDGPDGLDASWLAHIGAQGFVDWTGLEPRILADAVADVTAGKFHVSSSLARRLLGRAGPNSLGGVQPWGPAGATLTPRELQVLRLVAEGLSNKQVSRQLQISEHGVKRLVGNVLAKLNCPNRTLAVVRAMEDGLLAV, translated from the coding sequence ATGATCCGTTCGCTGAACGGAATCAGCTCGGTCCACAGCGTCAGCTTCGGCCTGGACGAGATCAGAACCTGGGACGGACAGCAGTTCGACCTCGTGCTCGCGGCGGCCGACGACCTCGAGACCGACGAGGCCCGCGACGCCATCCGCGCACTGTGCAACCAGGGCATGAAGGTGCTCCTGCTCATCGACGGCCCGGACGGGCTCGACGCGTCATGGCTGGCGCACATCGGTGCGCAGGGATTCGTGGACTGGACGGGCCTCGAACCGCGGATCCTGGCCGACGCGGTGGCCGACGTCACCGCGGGCAAGTTCCACGTGTCGAGCTCACTGGCCCGGCGGTTGCTGGGGCGGGCCGGCCCCAACTCGCTGGGCGGGGTGCAGCCCTGGGGTCCGGCCGGTGCGACTCTGACGCCACGTGAGCTCCAAGTGCTGCGGCTGGTCGCGGAGGGCCTGAGCAACAAGCAGGTGTCCCGCCAGCTCCAGATCTCCGAGCACGGCGTGAAGCGGTTGGTGGGCAATGTGCTGGCCAAGCTGAACTGTCCCAACCGCACCCTGGCTGTCGTCCGCGCCATGGAGGACGGCCTGTTGGCGGTCTGA
- a CDS encoding 4'-phosphopantetheinyl transferase superfamily protein: MLSDLLGCGAGDIRFDRHRCPGCGRTSHGRPFIQSPRTSLELSLSRSGPYWLCAVADGVRVGADIERVRPFNAERLARLAEAVLTGGERSYMAEVPAERLPAEFIRCWTRKEAVTKASGIGIEAAMGRLDVHPERSRALVRHSVGGCPANTWTVHNLPSGPDHFAAVAFPAE; the protein is encoded by the coding sequence ATGCTCTCGGATCTGCTCGGCTGCGGCGCGGGTGATATCCGCTTCGATCGTCACCGTTGCCCAGGCTGCGGCCGGACAAGCCACGGCCGCCCTTTCATTCAGTCGCCACGGACCTCGTTGGAGCTGAGTCTGTCCAGGTCAGGACCGTACTGGCTGTGCGCGGTCGCCGACGGGGTACGGGTGGGTGCCGATATCGAGAGGGTGCGACCGTTCAACGCCGAGCGGCTGGCGCGGCTGGCCGAAGCCGTTCTGACGGGCGGCGAGCGATCCTATATGGCAGAGGTCCCCGCCGAACGGCTCCCGGCCGAATTCATCCGCTGCTGGACGCGAAAAGAAGCCGTGACCAAGGCGAGCGGTATCGGCATCGAGGCCGCAATGGGGCGCCTCGATGTACATCCGGAGCGCTCGCGCGCGCTGGTTCGCCACTCGGTCGGCGGCTGTCCAGCGAACACCTGGACCGTGCATAACCTGCCCAGCGGGCCGGATCATTTCGCCGCTGTGGCATTCCCTGCCGAGTAG
- the tdh gene encoding L-threonine 3-dehydrogenase has protein sequence MKALVKEKAEPGLWLVDVPEPAVGPGDVLIKVLRTGICGTDLHIRSWDGWAQQAIRTPLVLGHEFVGEVVDTGRDVTEIKPGDRVSGEGHLVCGKCRNCLAGRRHLCRATVGLGVGRDGAFAEYVVLPAANVWVHRVPVELDVAAIFDPFGNAVHTALSFPLVGEDVLITGAGPIGLMAAAVARHAGARNVVVTDVSEERLELARKIGVSLALNVSDAGIADGQRELGLREGFDIGLEMSGRPEALRDMIANMTHGGRIAMLGLPAAEFAVDWARIVTSMITIKGIYGREMFETWYAMSVLLEGGLDLAPVITGRYGYRDFEAAFADAASGRGGKVILDWTN, from the coding sequence GTGAAGGCGCTGGTCAAGGAGAAGGCGGAGCCCGGGCTGTGGCTCGTGGACGTCCCGGAGCCCGCCGTCGGACCCGGCGACGTACTGATCAAGGTGCTGCGCACCGGGATCTGCGGCACCGATCTGCACATCCGGTCCTGGGACGGCTGGGCGCAGCAGGCCATCCGGACCCCGCTCGTGCTGGGGCACGAGTTCGTCGGCGAGGTCGTGGACACCGGGCGCGATGTCACGGAGATCAAGCCCGGCGACCGGGTGAGCGGCGAAGGGCACCTCGTCTGCGGCAAGTGCCGCAACTGCCTCGCCGGGCGACGGCACCTGTGCCGGGCCACGGTCGGACTCGGGGTCGGCCGGGACGGGGCCTTCGCGGAGTACGTCGTGCTGCCGGCGGCCAACGTGTGGGTGCACCGAGTCCCCGTGGAACTCGACGTGGCCGCGATCTTCGACCCGTTCGGCAACGCCGTGCACACCGCGCTCTCCTTCCCGCTGGTCGGCGAGGACGTGCTGATCACCGGTGCGGGGCCGATCGGGCTGATGGCGGCGGCGGTCGCCCGGCACGCGGGGGCCCGCAACGTCGTCGTCACCGACGTCAGCGAGGAGCGCCTGGAGCTGGCCCGCAAGATCGGAGTGAGCCTCGCGCTGAACGTCTCGGACGCCGGGATCGCCGACGGGCAGCGGGAGTTGGGGCTGCGCGAGGGCTTCGACATCGGCCTGGAGATGTCCGGGCGGCCGGAGGCCCTGCGCGACATGATCGCCAACATGACGCACGGCGGCCGGATCGCGATGCTGGGACTGCCGGCCGCGGAGTTCGCCGTCGACTGGGCCCGGATCGTCACCTCCATGATCACCATCAAGGGCATCTACGGCCGTGAGATGTTCGAGACCTGGTACGCGATGTCGGTCCTCCTGGAGGGCGGCCTCGACCTCGCCCCCGTGATCACCGGCCGGTACGGGTACCGCGACTTCGAGGCGGCGTTCGCCGACGCGGCGAGCGGCCGCGGCGGCAAGGTCATCCTCGACTGGACCAACTGA
- a CDS encoding glycine C-acetyltransferase translates to MFDSVRDDLRATLDEIRAAGLHKPERVIDTPQSATVNVSAGGRPGEVLNFCANNYLGLADHPEVIAAAHAALDRWGYGMASVRFICGTQEVHKELEARLSAFLGQEDTILYSSCFDANGGVFETLLGPEDAVISDALNHASIIDGIRLSKARRFRYANRDLADLERQLKEAAGARRKLIVTDGVFSMDGYVAPLKEICDLADRHDAMVMVDDSHAVGFVGPGGRGTPELHGVMDRVDIITGTLGKALGGASGGYVAARAEIVALLRQRSRPYLFSNTLAPVIAAASLKVIDLLESADDLRVRLRENTALFRRRMTEEGFDVLPGDHAIAPVMIGDAAQAGRLAELLLERGVYVIGFSYPVVPQGQARIRVQLSAAHSTEDVNRAVDAFVAARAEMAG, encoded by the coding sequence ATGTTCGACTCCGTGCGCGACGACCTGCGCGCCACCCTCGACGAGATCCGCGCCGCCGGACTGCACAAGCCCGAGCGCGTGATCGACACCCCGCAGTCGGCGACCGTGAACGTCTCCGCGGGCGGCCGCCCCGGCGAGGTCCTCAACTTCTGCGCCAACAACTACCTCGGTCTCGCCGACCACCCCGAGGTGATCGCCGCCGCCCACGCCGCCCTGGACCGCTGGGGCTACGGCATGGCCTCCGTGCGCTTCATCTGCGGCACCCAGGAGGTCCACAAGGAGCTGGAGGCGCGGCTGTCCGCCTTCCTCGGGCAGGAGGACACGATCCTGTACTCCTCCTGCTTCGACGCCAACGGCGGTGTCTTCGAGACCCTGCTCGGCCCCGAGGACGCGGTGATCTCCGACGCCCTCAACCACGCGTCCATCATCGACGGCATCCGGCTCTCGAAGGCCCGCCGCTTCCGCTACGCCAACCGTGATCTGGCCGACCTGGAACGGCAGTTGAAGGAGGCCGCGGGCGCCCGCCGCAAGCTGATCGTCACCGACGGGGTCTTCTCCATGGACGGCTACGTGGCGCCCCTGAAGGAGATCTGCGACCTCGCCGACCGCCACGACGCCATGGTCATGGTCGACGACTCCCACGCGGTCGGATTCGTCGGCCCCGGCGGCCGCGGCACCCCCGAACTGCACGGCGTCATGGACCGCGTCGACATCATCACGGGCACCCTCGGCAAGGCGCTCGGCGGTGCCTCCGGGGGTTACGTCGCCGCCCGCGCCGAGATCGTCGCGCTCCTGCGTCAGCGCTCACGGCCGTACCTCTTCTCCAACACGCTCGCCCCGGTGATCGCCGCGGCCTCCCTGAAGGTCATCGACCTGCTGGAGTCGGCGGACGACCTGCGGGTGCGGCTGCGCGAGAACACCGCGCTGTTCCGGCGCCGCATGACGGAGGAGGGCTTCGACGTCCTGCCCGGCGATCACGCCATCGCGCCGGTGATGATCGGGGACGCGGCGCAGGCCGGGCGTCTTGCGGAGCTGCTCCTCGAGCGGGGCGTGTACGTGATCGGCTTCTCGTACCCGGTGGTCCCGCAGGGGCAGGCGCGCATCAGGGTGCAGCTCTCGGCGGCCCATTCCACCGAGGACGTGAACCGGGCGGTCGACGCGTTCGTCGCGGCCAGGGCCGAGATGGCCGGTTAG
- a CDS encoding LysR family transcriptional regulator — protein MIEARRLHILRAVADHRTVTAAAAALYLTPSAVSQQLTALEQETGHRLVERGAKGVRLTPAGEILLSHAHAVLAQLERAEAELAAYSSGAAGTVTVASFATGIALVVAPAVARLAATAPGIHLRVLDAEGDASLPMVLDRQVDVAVAVEYRGAPPADDPRLAHVPLYAEPFDAVVPVSHRLADAGEVPLAELAKDPWIGPYPGNPCHDVVVLACESAGFQPRLEHSSDDFRAVVALASADAGVALVPRSALIGMGLAGVVVRPVDGVAPTRRVFAAVRRGAEEHPLIRPVLDALEAVAEG, from the coding sequence ATGATCGAAGCGCGGCGGCTCCACATCCTCCGTGCGGTGGCCGACCACCGTACGGTCACGGCGGCTGCCGCCGCGCTGTATCTCACGCCCTCGGCGGTCTCGCAGCAGCTCACGGCCCTGGAGCAGGAGACCGGACATCGTCTGGTGGAGCGCGGCGCCAAGGGCGTACGGCTGACCCCGGCGGGCGAGATCCTGCTCAGCCACGCCCACGCGGTCCTCGCCCAGCTGGAGCGGGCCGAGGCGGAGCTGGCCGCCTACAGCTCGGGCGCGGCGGGGACGGTCACGGTCGCCTCCTTCGCGACCGGGATCGCCCTGGTCGTGGCGCCCGCGGTGGCCCGCCTCGCCGCGACGGCCCCCGGCATCCACCTGCGCGTCCTGGACGCCGAGGGCGACGCCAGCCTGCCGATGGTCCTTGACCGGCAGGTCGACGTGGCGGTCGCCGTGGAGTACCGCGGGGCCCCGCCCGCCGACGACCCGCGCCTGGCACACGTGCCGCTCTACGCCGAGCCCTTCGACGCGGTCGTGCCGGTGAGCCACCGGCTGGCCGACGCGGGCGAGGTGCCTCTTGCGGAGCTCGCCAAGGACCCGTGGATCGGCCCCTACCCGGGCAACCCCTGCCACGACGTCGTGGTCCTCGCCTGCGAGAGCGCCGGATTCCAGCCACGCCTGGAGCACTCCTCGGACGACTTCCGCGCGGTGGTCGCGCTGGCGTCGGCGGACGCCGGGGTGGCGTTGGTGCCGCGGTCGGCACTGATCGGGATGGGCCTCGCCGGAGTGGTCGTACGGCCCGTCGACGGGGTGGCCCCGACCCGCCGGGTCTTCGCGGCCGTACGCCGGGGGGCCGAGGAGCATCCCCTGATCCGCCCCGTCCTGGACGCGCTCGAGGCCGTCGCCGAGGGGTAG
- a CDS encoding radical SAM protein, translating into MRVTMILPALTEATSPLFRPIKYSLFPPLGLATLAGYLDPDDEITLHDEHVERIDLEALDTPDLLVVQPYITSARRSYEIADHFRARGVHVAMGGLHVTSLPEEAAAHADTIFTGPGEDTWPLFLKDFRDGVPARRYDSKERTLAGLPPIRRDLIKRHLYLVPNSIVVSRGCPHHCDFCYKDAFFEGGKSFYTQAVDDALAEIDRLPGRHLYFLDDHLLGNRRFAEALFDGMKGMGRLWQAAGTVNSVLRPDLLERAVEAGLRSLFVGFETVNDANLAERRKNQNIGTDYAAAVRRLHDAGVMVNASFVFGLDQDGPDVFDRTVAWAVEQGIETATFHIMTPYPSTGLWKQLESENRIVHRDWDLYDTRHVVYRPAGMTPRQLEDGYWRAYRDFYRWSNIWRGSAAQPGRHERLRHLAYAGGWKKFEPAWDLLIRSQRVVRAMPALERTLAAFGGRE; encoded by the coding sequence ATGCGTGTGACGATGATCCTTCCGGCCCTGACCGAGGCGACCAGCCCGCTGTTCCGGCCCATCAAGTACTCGCTGTTCCCGCCGCTCGGCCTTGCGACCCTGGCCGGCTACCTGGACCCCGACGACGAGATCACGCTCCACGACGAACACGTCGAACGGATCGACCTGGAAGCCCTCGACACCCCCGACCTCCTGGTCGTCCAGCCGTACATCACCTCGGCCCGCCGCAGCTACGAGATCGCCGACCACTTCCGCGCCCGGGGCGTCCACGTCGCCATGGGCGGCCTGCACGTCACCTCGCTACCCGAGGAGGCGGCCGCCCACGCCGACACGATCTTCACGGGCCCGGGCGAGGACACCTGGCCGCTGTTCCTGAAGGACTTCCGCGACGGCGTCCCGGCCCGCCGCTACGACTCGAAGGAGCGCACCCTGGCGGGACTGCCGCCCATAAGACGCGACCTGATCAAGCGTCACCTGTATCTCGTCCCCAACTCCATCGTCGTGTCACGGGGTTGCCCGCACCACTGCGACTTCTGCTACAAGGACGCCTTCTTCGAGGGCGGGAAGTCCTTCTACACCCAGGCCGTCGACGACGCCCTGGCCGAGATCGACCGACTGCCCGGCCGTCATCTCTACTTCCTCGACGACCACCTGCTGGGCAACCGGCGCTTCGCGGAAGCCCTGTTCGACGGCATGAAGGGCATGGGCCGACTGTGGCAGGCGGCGGGCACCGTCAACTCGGTACTGCGACCGGATCTGTTGGAGCGGGCGGTGGAGGCGGGGCTGCGCAGCCTGTTCGTCGGCTTCGAGACCGTCAACGACGCGAACCTCGCCGAGCGCCGCAAGAACCAGAACATCGGCACCGACTACGCGGCCGCGGTACGTCGACTGCACGACGCCGGGGTCATGGTCAACGCCAGCTTCGTCTTCGGGCTCGACCAGGACGGCCCCGACGTCTTCGACCGGACCGTCGCCTGGGCCGTGGAACAGGGCATCGAGACGGCGACCTTCCACATCATGACGCCGTATCCCTCCACGGGTCTGTGGAAGCAGCTGGAGTCCGAGAACCGCATCGTGCACCGCGACTGGGACCTGTACGACACCCGTCATGTCGTCTATCGACCAGCGGGCATGACGCCCCGTCAGCTGGAGGACGGCTACTGGCGGGCGTACCGCGATTTCTACCGCTGGTCCAACATCTGGCGCGGCTCGGCGGCCCAGCCCGGCCGGCACGAACGGCTGCGGCATCTCGCCTACGCGGGCGGCTGGAAGAAGTTCGAGCCCGCGTGGGACCTGCTGATCCGGTCGCAGCGGGTGGTGCGGGCGATGCCCGCGCTGGAGCGCACGCTGGCGGCGTTCGGCGGCAGGGAGTAG
- a CDS encoding helix-turn-helix domain-containing protein, whose product MKQQSPDPVDTRLGLRLAELRAGRGWSLGELAERSGVSRSTLSRAERAEISPTASLLNRLCGVYGRTMSQLLSEVEDEPAPVVRGAEQPVWEDRASGFVRRSVSPPHPGLRGELVEGRLAAGADIAYDRPPVPGLEQHIWVLEGALDVTAQDVEHHLGTGDCLRLRVWGPTRFRCAGPDAARYALAVVLP is encoded by the coding sequence ATGAAACAGCAGTCGCCTGACCCCGTCGACACCCGCCTCGGCCTCCGGCTCGCCGAGCTGCGGGCCGGGCGTGGCTGGTCCCTGGGCGAGTTGGCCGAGCGCAGCGGAGTCAGCAGGTCCACCCTCTCCCGCGCGGAGCGCGCCGAGATCAGCCCCACCGCCTCGCTGCTGAACCGGCTGTGCGGGGTGTACGGACGGACCATGTCCCAACTGCTCAGCGAGGTGGAGGACGAGCCCGCACCGGTGGTCCGGGGCGCCGAGCAGCCGGTGTGGGAGGACCGGGCCTCCGGGTTCGTACGGAGGTCGGTGTCGCCGCCGCACCCCGGGCTGCGCGGCGAACTCGTCGAGGGGCGGCTGGCCGCCGGCGCCGACATCGCCTACGACCGGCCGCCCGTGCCCGGCCTGGAGCAGCACATCTGGGTCCTCGAGGGCGCGCTCGACGTCACCGCCCAGGACGTCGAGCACCACCTCGGCACCGGGGACTGTCTGCGGCTGCGCGTGTGGGGACCCACGCGGTTCAGGTGCGCCGGTCCCGACGCCGCGCGGTATGCGCTGGCGGTGGTGCTGCCGTGA
- a CDS encoding GNAT family N-acetyltransferase, with protein MIVTRLDERQLSADRQELADLVADTVNDGASIGFLAPMDRAAALAWWKERAGAVAAGHLAVWAAYDGHRVVGTVGLAFPDKPNSRHRAELVKLMVHRDARGRGLGRLLLETAERAARAAGITLLHLDTETDSPAEHLYGSAGWTRAGVIPDYAADPAGVLRPTTLYYKQLDVTAPTR; from the coding sequence GTGATCGTCACCCGCCTCGACGAGAGGCAACTGTCGGCCGATCGGCAGGAGTTGGCCGATCTGGTGGCCGACACCGTGAACGACGGCGCCTCCATCGGGTTCCTCGCACCGATGGACCGTGCCGCCGCGCTGGCCTGGTGGAAGGAGCGTGCGGGCGCGGTGGCCGCGGGACACCTGGCGGTCTGGGCGGCGTACGACGGCCACCGCGTGGTCGGCACCGTCGGTCTGGCCTTCCCCGACAAGCCCAACTCCCGCCACCGCGCCGAGCTGGTCAAGCTGATGGTGCACCGGGACGCGCGCGGCAGGGGTCTCGGACGCCTCCTCCTCGAAACCGCGGAGCGGGCCGCCCGGGCGGCCGGTATCACCCTGCTCCACCTGGACACCGAGACCGACAGCCCCGCCGAGCACCTCTACGGCTCGGCCGGCTGGACCCGGGCCGGTGTCATCCCCGACTACGCGGCCGACCCCGCCGGGGTGCTGCGGCCGACGACGCTGTACTACAAGCAGCTGGATGTGACGGCTCCCACCAGGTGA
- a CDS encoding MmcQ/YjbR family DNA-binding protein, giving the protein MPDAEDVRRIALSLPDTTEKIAWSMPTFRVADKMFATLPEDETSIAVRCPKEERDELVLAEPGKFWIADHEAQFAWVRARLAEIEDEGELRDILADSWRQAAPPRLLDAYPDLGLPRG; this is encoded by the coding sequence ATGCCGGACGCCGAAGACGTACGCCGTATCGCCCTGTCCCTGCCGGACACGACGGAGAAGATCGCCTGGAGCATGCCCACGTTCCGGGTCGCGGACAAGATGTTCGCCACGCTGCCCGAGGACGAGACCTCCATCGCCGTGCGCTGCCCGAAGGAGGAGCGCGACGAGCTGGTGCTGGCCGAGCCGGGGAAGTTCTGGATCGCCGACCACGAGGCGCAGTTCGCGTGGGTGCGCGCCCGCCTCGCCGAGATCGAGGACGAGGGTGAACTGCGGGACATCCTCGCCGACTCCTGGCGGCAGGCGGCCCCGCCCCGGCTCCTCGACGCCTATCCGGACCTGGGGCTGCCTAGAGGCTGA
- a CDS encoding transketolase — MDTMRERFTTTVSRLLDEDPRVAVVLAEIGRDGFTEAARRHPDRVVNVGIREQLLVGTGAGLALTGLRPVLHTFASFLVERPFEQVKLDLGHQDVGAVLVSAAASFDWPAGGYTHMAPGDVALLDTLDGWTVHVPGHPDEAETLLRHAVAAGDDKVYVRLSLQANREARPVDGERFRTVREGRSGVVVAVGPLLDPVLAATEGLDVTVLYATTVRPFDLAALRRATGAAGAEVVLVEPYLAGTSTAAANDALADVPHRVLGLGVGRRELRRYGTVEEHVAAHGLDARSLRERIGAFLSL; from the coding sequence ATGGACACCATGCGTGAGCGCTTCACCACCACCGTCTCGCGACTGCTCGACGAGGACCCCCGGGTCGCGGTCGTCCTGGCCGAGATCGGCAGGGACGGATTCACCGAGGCGGCCCGCCGGCATCCCGACCGGGTCGTCAACGTCGGCATCCGCGAGCAACTGCTCGTCGGGACGGGCGCGGGCCTGGCGCTCACCGGACTGCGTCCCGTGCTGCACACCTTCGCCAGCTTTCTCGTCGAGCGACCCTTCGAGCAGGTCAAGCTGGACCTGGGCCACCAGGACGTGGGGGCGGTCCTGGTGAGCGCGGCCGCGTCCTTCGACTGGCCCGCGGGCGGGTACACGCACATGGCTCCCGGTGACGTGGCTCTGCTGGACACCCTCGACGGCTGGACGGTCCATGTGCCGGGCCATCCGGACGAGGCCGAGACCCTGCTGCGGCACGCCGTCGCGGCGGGCGACGACAAGGTGTACGTACGGCTGTCCCTCCAGGCCAACCGGGAGGCGCGCCCCGTCGACGGCGAGCGGTTCCGCACCGTGCGCGAGGGACGCTCCGGGGTCGTGGTGGCCGTCGGGCCGCTGCTCGATCCCGTCCTCGCCGCCACGGAGGGCCTCGACGTCACCGTCCTGTACGCGACGACCGTCCGGCCCTTCGACTTGGCCGCGCTGCGCCGGGCCACCGGGGCGGCGGGCGCCGAGGTCGTCCTGGTCGAGCCCTACCTGGCGGGCACGTCGACCGCCGCGGCGAACGACGCCCTGGCCGACGTACCGCACCGGGTGCTGGGCCTGGGTGTGGGCCGCCGTGAGCTGCGGAGGTACGGCACCGTCGAGGAACACGTCGCCGCGCACGGGCTGGACGCGCGGTCGCTGCGGGAGCGGATCGGCGCCTTCCTCAGCCTCTAG
- a CDS encoding transketolase — MTITEERGQTYGYEDLPRLMGLMTGDEKHGPAATSTLDVLWVLYDRVLRVSPERVDDPARDRFLLSKGHGPMAYYAVLTAKGFVPLDWLPGFGAYASPLGHHPDRVLVPGAEIGSGSLGHGLPIGVGTALGLRAQGIDDARVWVLVGDAELDEGSNHEAIAFAGPAGLDRLNTVVVDNSSASHARPGGIAARFEAAGWSAVTVDGRDHEALYTAFTAPHPDRPHVVVAQVEPKSF, encoded by the coding sequence ATGACGATCACCGAGGAACGCGGACAGACGTACGGCTACGAGGACCTGCCCCGGCTCATGGGGCTGATGACGGGCGACGAGAAGCACGGACCGGCGGCCACGTCCACGCTGGACGTGCTGTGGGTGCTCTACGACCGGGTACTGCGAGTGAGCCCGGAGCGCGTGGACGATCCGGCGCGGGACCGTTTCCTGCTGTCCAAGGGACACGGGCCGATGGCCTACTACGCGGTGCTGACCGCGAAGGGTTTCGTGCCCCTGGACTGGCTGCCCGGCTTCGGCGCGTACGCCTCGCCGCTCGGCCACCACCCGGACCGCGTGCTGGTGCCGGGGGCGGAGATCGGCAGCGGGTCGCTCGGCCACGGACTGCCGATCGGCGTCGGGACGGCGCTGGGGCTGCGCGCCCAGGGCATCGACGATGCGCGGGTGTGGGTGCTGGTCGGGGACGCCGAGCTGGACGAGGGCAGCAACCACGAGGCGATCGCCTTCGCCGGACCCGCCGGGCTCGACCGACTGAACACCGTCGTCGTCGACAACTCCTCCGCCAGCCATGCCCGGCCCGGCGGGATCGCGGCCCGCTTCGAGGCCGCGGGCTGGTCCGCGGTCACGGTGGACGGCCGGGACCACGAGGCGCTGTACACCGCTTTCACCGCACCGCATCCGGACCGTCCGCACGTGGTCGTGGCGCAGGTCGAGCCCAAGTCCTTCTGA
- a CDS encoding TetR/AcrR family transcriptional regulator, with protein sequence MLAADPGASIASIAAEAGVDRRTVYRRFASREDLLAAIYAARLTAIEQAIEDARLREAPVAVALHRYVENIIAVNRTWPVDLTRMLADDSVHSRRDASIAEVDMFLRRATDEGLLRPDLPSGWTSALLPQLMHLVSRQLPDLSPGQAADVVVDTLLNGLGTP encoded by the coding sequence ATGCTCGCCGCCGACCCCGGCGCGAGCATCGCGAGCATCGCGGCCGAGGCGGGTGTGGACCGGCGCACCGTCTACCGCCGCTTCGCCTCCCGCGAGGACCTCCTGGCGGCCATCTACGCGGCCCGCCTCACGGCCATCGAGCAGGCCATCGAGGACGCGCGGCTGCGCGAGGCACCCGTCGCCGTCGCCCTGCACCGCTACGTCGAGAACATCATCGCCGTCAACCGCACCTGGCCCGTCGACCTCACCCGCATGCTCGCCGACGACTCGGTCCACAGCCGCCGCGACGCAAGCATCGCCGAGGTCGACATGTTCCTCCGCCGCGCCACCGACGAGGGCCTCCTGCGGCCCGACCTCCCGAGCGGGTGGACGAGCGCGCTCCTGCCCCAGCTCATGCACCTCGTGTCCCGGCAGCTGCCCGACCTGAGCCCGGGCCAGGCCGCGGACGTCGTCGTCGACACCCTCCTCAACGGCCTCGGGACCCCCTGA
- a CDS encoding alpha/beta hydrolase codes for MTNIRGGRGRLTTGAVATVAAGLAFGAFALSGSADGATRSAEAGDAGRHPRPTVVLEHGAFADGSSWNGVIADLRADGYPVVATANPLRGPASDAAALRTVLDHVKGPKILVGHSYGGNVISQAATGDPDVKALVYVAAFLPAPGESALELTDKYPGSTLPEALDPVTYTQADGSTATDLYIQQAKFRKQFAADVPTQQAALMAAAQRPVAQAALTEKATTAAWRTTPSWDVVTTRDLNIPAAVQRFMAERAHAHTTEIAASHSVAVSHPHLVADVIERAARATVR; via the coding sequence GTGACGAACATCAGAGGTGGCCGCGGGCGGCTCACGACGGGGGCGGTCGCGACGGTCGCCGCGGGGCTCGCGTTCGGCGCGTTCGCGCTCAGCGGCTCCGCCGACGGGGCCACCAGGAGCGCCGAGGCCGGCGACGCCGGCCGACACCCCAGGCCGACCGTCGTCCTGGAGCACGGCGCCTTCGCCGACGGCTCCAGCTGGAACGGCGTCATCGCCGATCTCCGCGCCGACGGCTACCCGGTCGTCGCCACCGCCAACCCGCTGCGCGGCCCGGCCTCCGACGCCGCCGCCCTGCGCACGGTCCTGGACCACGTCAAGGGCCCGAAGATCCTCGTCGGCCACTCCTACGGCGGCAACGTGATCAGCCAGGCCGCCACCGGCGACCCCGACGTCAAGGCCCTCGTCTACGTCGCCGCGTTCCTGCCCGCACCCGGCGAGAGCGCCCTCGAACTCACCGACAAGTACCCGGGCTCCACCCTCCCCGAGGCTCTCGACCCGGTCACCTACACCCAGGCCGACGGCTCCACCGCCACCGACCTGTACATTCAACAGGCCAAGTTCCGCAAGCAGTTCGCCGCCGACGTCCCCACGCAGCAGGCCGCACTGATGGCGGCCGCACAGCGCCCCGTCGCCCAGGCCGCCCTGACCGAGAAGGCCACCACGGCTGCCTGGCGGACCACGCCCAGCTGGGACGTCGTCACCACCCGCGACCTCAACATCCCGGCCGCCGTCCAGCGCTTCATGGCCGAGCGCGCCCACGCGCACACCACCGAGATCGCCGCCTCCCACTCGGTCGCCGTCTCGCACCCGCACCTGGTGGCCGACGTGATCGAACGCGCCGCCCGCGCCACCGTCCGCTGA